In Bacteroidota bacterium, one genomic interval encodes:
- the mnmH gene encoding tRNA 2-selenouridine(34) synthase MnmH, translating into MPPRLPIAEFLELAASRPVVDVRSPGEFVKGHIPGAVNIPLFTDQERAAVGTCYKQHGQQEAIDLGLEYVGPKMAGFVKTARRLSGQNGLLVHCWRGGMRSQSMAWLFETAGIPCSTLTGGYKAFRNHALAAFMLPCNLRVVGGETGSGKTEILHHIGKSGQQILDLEEIASHRGSSFGALGMNVQPTVEQFENMLYMALRTLDLQKPVWIEDESRSIGRVYVPPAFWAQMQQAHVYRIVLPVELRVQRLLREYGTFPVQHLREAVQRISKRLGNLDTRHALEALDNGELETVVRLTLRYYDKAYNYPYQQKPPAQVTHIETSEDNPAANANRILTHFSKHD; encoded by the coding sequence ATGCCACCACGCCTTCCTATTGCCGAATTTCTTGAGCTGGCTGCATCGCGCCCGGTGGTGGATGTGCGCTCGCCCGGCGAGTTTGTGAAAGGGCATATTCCCGGCGCAGTAAATATTCCGCTTTTTACCGATCAGGAACGCGCAGCCGTTGGTACGTGCTACAAACAGCACGGGCAACAGGAGGCCATTGATCTTGGGCTTGAATACGTGGGCCCCAAAATGGCCGGCTTTGTAAAAACGGCACGCCGGCTTTCTGGCCAAAACGGCCTTCTGGTACATTGCTGGCGCGGAGGCATGCGCAGCCAGAGCATGGCCTGGCTTTTCGAAACAGCAGGCATTCCGTGCTCCACGCTCACCGGTGGCTACAAAGCGTTTCGCAATCATGCGCTGGCGGCGTTTATGCTGCCCTGTAACCTGCGCGTAGTGGGTGGCGAAACAGGCAGCGGCAAAACCGAAATTCTTCACCACATCGGTAAAAGCGGTCAGCAAATTCTCGACCTCGAAGAAATTGCTTCGCACCGCGGCTCATCGTTTGGCGCACTGGGAATGAATGTGCAGCCAACCGTAGAACAGTTTGAAAACATGCTCTACATGGCACTGCGCACGCTCGATTTGCAAAAGCCGGTGTGGATTGAAGATGAATCGCGCAGCATCGGCCGCGTGTATGTACCGCCGGCGTTCTGGGCGCAAATGCAGCAGGCTCACGTGTATCGCATAGTATTGCCTGTGGAATTGCGTGTGCAGCGTTTGCTGCGCGAGTATGGAACCTTTCCCGTGCAGCATCTTCGCGAAGCCGTACAACGCATCAGCAAACGTCTCGGTAATCTCGATACACGCCACGCGCTCGAAGCATTGGATAATGGCGAACTCGAAACCGTGGTGCGCCTCACGCTGCGCTATTACGATAAAGCATACAACTATCCTTATCAGCAAAAACCGCCTGCCCAGGTTACACACATCGAAACCAGCGAAGACAATCCGGCGGCCAATGCCAATCGCATACTTACTCATTTTTCAAAGCATGACTGA